The sequence below is a genomic window from Mercenaria mercenaria strain notata chromosome 14, MADL_Memer_1, whole genome shotgun sequence.
gaacttagtagcacattatattttgtataagtagcacgtattatttatgggagcctacggggGTATGGTtttacccaaaggagcagttttatccCCTGAcgtatttgttttgctatggtgcttaccatatgttataatttttagcttcttccgccagacgattttacctggtgatgtcataacccgaaGTACAATCCCCggggttcacttgtcttcactcgcctggatgtgatattcccagcgcagagctttcgtccatggttgtgccgtaaaccgcaaagacgatgatttttgttatcctctaaagtcagctcagggatgcaatcacctccCCACCATAGGAGCCAACACGAATCAACGTATTCcccggtttaaagggactgaatttagaaatctgttttgtttgtgctacttaaagttcacaattacattaaagacctgtgtcacgtcagattagagggaagtataagaactttgtatctagaaaatactgaactttcttttttttttcttttcacatctATTCATTgcaaataatcatcttttgtaaataaatttgtaaatattgtaaagggtgttgatttgttctgatggttactgtcgccggtacggcctttcctgtcacagccTGACGTGAGTAGCGAAAGCGAAGTGTTCGAGACGAGACCAGTATCAGAAGACGGAAATGATTTCTACCGAAGTATCTCGTTTCTCATCTTCGGCAAAGACATCTTTCACTGGAAAATAAGACAGCGCGTGTTCGAATTCATGTCGGACACGATCAATCACGATGATCTGAATCGCATTTGCGAAAGACTTAAAGATTTGTATACGAGAGAGATTAAGACGTATCTATTCGTAAGCCATCCGGAAACGTTGGGTAACCCTGCGACAGAGGTGGAAATTCATGCCGCTTCGATGCTGCTCGAGATACCTTTAATCGTCTTCGCAGAAGACATAAACGAAGAACCCGAGTTGTACTTGCCGAACATCCGAAACATACCAAACAGATGCTTACCATTGTTTAGAGTAAGGAAGGATGGATATCATCCGGTTGTGAAATATCACAGGTTTTACAAGAAACACAAAGCTGTTGACTTACAAGCTTCCGGGTCGGGATCTGGTTCAAAATCTGCATCGGGTGCTAAATCCACCGAGTATGAAACAAAGCAGAGCATATTAGGTAAAAGGAAGCAAGTTGATCAACCAAAGTCGGTACAATGGGACGTCCAAGACTCAGACGAAACCAGTGGCGACGACTTCGACACACGAACGAAGAGGCCAACGAAGTCTCAAACTCCAAACTGGAGTTCAAGTGACGATGAAGACACAGAAACAAGCCGTCCGATAATTACAACACCGTCTCCGAAACGTACGTCCCAGTTTATTCCCGAAAGGAAACTTAAACCCAAACAATCGATAAAACCAAAAGAAACCGAAACATCTACGCAAAAGAGTATCAAATCCGCCGAATTAATTGGAACGACTCGATTTTTCCGATGACGAGGGATGAACTACCGTTTTCATCCACTGAAAAAACACACGCGCGTTGCTCATATTAACCCAACACAACCAAGAACCGGGCTAACTAAAACGTGACAAGTATGCATCGGATAAACAGAAGAAGACAAGCGATACAAAAAGAAACGAATTCGAAACACAATGGAACGAGATGGAGAATGAAATGAGCGATAGTACTACACTTGGAAAGAAAACGAGCACACCGAAATTCGGATTGAAAAGAACATCGCAGAAAGCAGCAAGCTTATCGTTGGAAACGGGTGACGACGGGCAAGCAGTGCCACCCAAGACGGGTCATAGCAGCCTGATTTACAAGTACGATCCTAAACAAGACATCAACTCGACCCACTTCTCGATCACCGTTTCTGGTGGATCGTCGAGGCAAGAGCAACTGGACTATGCCATTACTTCAGTGTTTCGAAAACCAATACCGGCAGTAAATCAAACGAGTCACGAAATTGATGAGGAGATACAACATTTCGACGAGAGAACCATAATGAGCGAAACAAACTACGCCAAGCTGGTTGAAATGTTGAACCGGCAGTATCGCAACGAAGTATTAAATATTCCAGAGAAAGTATTCGCTCACTTCAAACGGGTTGCACGAACAGCTACAATGTCAGCATTGTTGAATTGCAAATGCGTCAGAGACAGAATGTACAATCACAAAATAAACTTGATCGACATGAGGGTGAGACTCGCCCAGTTCGATAATCATTTCAACATGGTGAAAGATGGCAAACCTGCAAGTGGCCAACTGAACTTTGCTTGTATTGGCATTCGCGACAGCGTCGAGGACAAAGAAAACGAATTTGCTTATTACCACACAGGAGGGAAAGGTGGTGTTTGGACACCTATTTCTGTCAACCCAGAAGTGTTCAGTGTACATAAACATCTGGAACCTTGTAAAACGCTGACGGAAGACAGCACCGTTTACTTTATAGCAGACGGAAATTTATGCACCATAAAGCTGTTCGGTCTGTCATCTCCAACAAAAGCTTTTACTATTCCTGAAACTAGTACAGACACAGCCGATTTAATCCTAACAAGAATGCAAAGCGTAGGATTGTGTATTCTGGACAAAAAGAAGAATGCGTTTGCTCGATGTAATGACACGTCGGTTGGACCGTGGGAAAAGatgaaaatattacagaaaacCAAACTAATGTATATGAACAGTCGTCAGATAGAGTTTTCAGCAGAAGGAATTTCACACGATGTTATAACCATACCTGCAGGTTCAAACACGAACCAGTGTGTCATGACGGACGTGTTCAGCGACGAGCATGTGAGAATTCCTCAAATCACCGAATACGTGTTTCTTCTCAAGCCCGAAAAGAAGAACTCGTTCAGTATCAATTTCCAACCGACAGGAATGATTCAAGTGAAAGTCGGTGCCTTTGAACGAAGACTGGACACGAGGTACCTGCTTTTAAATGCCAAGTGCCTGAGGAAAACTATCGAAGAAATAATGAATACTGGTACTGATTGagatttatgatttattttcattggAAGAAACATGAAATACAGTTACTAACAAAAACAGAATCATATGTCTTTGTCTTTCTTGCTCAGATATTCAATCAATGGTCTCTGGAATGTCATCGTAAGATGTGCTTTTGTCCTTCCTTCGACTCTGTTGTAAACAATTCTCCGATTCGTGACCAATCTCGACACACTTTGTACACTCGACAATCCCTCTTGAAATTTCTTCGTCACGAACAGTCATAGAAATGAACTTCTGCACTTCATCCAACATTGAGGAATAGTCTTTCGCACATGTCTTGTAGTTGTCATTGTCGAGAACTAGCACGTCGTTTCGATTCATTAACCACTCATTATGGTAATCATGCAACCGTCGTATGTATTTGAATGAGACATTGCGTTCCTCTCTTCTATTTCTCAGATACATGCGTTCGAAGCACTTCTGCGGACTCGTATTCAGGTAAATGAATCCGCTGTATTCGAAGTTCTTTGGCAACAACTTGTTGAGCATGAAGTCGTAACAAGCCCATTCCGTATCGTTGATCTTCCTTTTATCTCTCAACGCCCTTGCGAACACATTTCTGTTGCTCAAGTAACTTCGTTCAACAATGACAACCTGATGACCAGCAGTAGGAAGAGATGTCAAGATGTTCAGTTGCGAAGTCAACGTTATCATCTGAAACGGAAAACCATACTTGTTAGGCTTGCGGCTTGCCTTTTCGAACACATTGATGTCAGAGCCATCTGTTGATTTCACATTCTGCCACTCCTGCAACGTTTCGTAGTAATACCCAAAAACAGGATATTTCATGCGAAGCAAATCAATGAACGTTGTTTTGCCAGCACCAATATTTCCCTCAACTGCAAATACGTGTATCTTTGTCGACATCGTGAAAATGAATGTGATCGTTATTGATGAAAAATCATTTATAATACAATCACTGCTGATGaaaaagcaaaatgttattttttgacagTTTTGTCTAATCTATTCTTAACTGGCGACGTCAACGCCGATAACGCTGAGTTTACGAGCATGTTACTTATTTCAATTGGTTTACAGTTGCGAGTAATCTCAAACACTAATTCAACACTTTCATAATCCGTGCAGATCGAAGTCTGCCAGCTTATCATTTCGACTCTAGAATTTTTCAATGCACATAAGTAGTCGGACCGTTTGTTCTGTACTACGACGAAGAAAGGAAGATCCAAGACATAGTTCATCAACATTGTCGCTGTTCTTCCATTTCCATCGGGAAAAGGGTGCAGTTCAAGAAACACACAGTATAGCAAACTTGCAAGCTTAAACCTTTGCTTTAGTTTTTCAGTCAAGTCTACTTGTTCACGAATTTCATACTGAATCTCATTTACAATGTCACAGAGACATAGCAGAGCTCTGTAGCTTGCTTCTCTGTTTGAGAATCTAGGATGGTAGTGCGAAGTAAATCTGGACAAGGTAGACAGCATACCATTTCGGTCATGTATTCCTTTCAATAGTAACTTGTTTGTTTCAATCATACACTCATCAACAGTCAACAATGTTGGTAATGATGACTGAGACGAACATCGTTTCAGTGACTTGATGTGATCACATACAATGTCGAGATTCGACAATTCGCGAACGTCGAGATCTTCTTGAAGCATCAAGTCCGATTTGAAATTCTCATTACCTAATACATAAGAAGAAGCTTCAAACAAGCTATCTGACAAAAGAGGTACATTATCCTTATCAGCTGCGAATGGAAAATCAAGAAACTCATTAGTGTACATTTCACTGACATTTATTTAATTGATCAATATCGAAGTTTACCGAACATTATATatcaaaaaaatacaaacaaaacaagagcaaCAACAAAAGTACGTCTCAACCAAAACGCGATATCGCTTCGATGGCACCAACCACTGATGATTTGTCAATGTTCCACAAGTCATCTTCTAATGTCTGAAACAGAACAATCTTGATATCGTCCATACGAATTGTGATGACAGAGACCGACGTTGGAATAATTCCATAACAGACACGCATACGTTTGTCAGCTCTAGGTACGGCATCGTGAAACTGATATCTCGACCAGTCCTTGTAAAGGTACCTCGTGTGCATCGTTACTGCACTCGTAACGAGAATGCTTTTGTCAGGATCCTCAAAGTTTCCACCTATCACGTCTCCAATGACGACTGGACTCTGAGGTCTGTTTTGATGTTTCAGTGCTTCGGGAATAGGCTCAACGCCTTCTTCGTGTAGCATCAACACCATTTTCTGTGGAACGTCTATTGTCGTGTTATCGTACGCACATGCCACGTTCATTGAGTCGAATGCGAACGCAAACTCGTACTGTAGTAGTAGCCGAAGGACGTCATACATGTCTCTTTCCTTTTCGCAACGAATTGGAAGCTCGAAGGTTGTAATCTCTGAATAACGTTCAAACTTCTCGTACTCAATGTCGATGAAGTTCTTGCTGAGATACGGATCTGTACCATCCACGACATTGAACCAGTTCGGAAACCGTTGATTGTGCAGTTCTAATTGATGTACGACTTCTTCGGTGGGAGTCTCGTTCTGTCGTCGTCGCTTCTCACGTTCTTGTTTCATCTTAGCAATATCGTACAACTGCCAATCGCTATCGAAGTTTTTGTAGATAGCGAGCGTTTCTTGAATGCGTTGTTCACGAAATTTGTAAGCAGCCATCTCTGTTGCAGTTACAAGCTAGAATGATGAACCCAATCGACCGTCGCTACTTATGAAGGCCGAAAAATAACTTTTCGGTAAACTGTCATATGACGTATTAGCTGCCAAACAAAGCGTGAAATTCATTTCAAGTGTGACCATGAAAGAGGACGCATGTCGAGACATACTGAGTCGTAATGTGTACCTTGCAATTTGTCAGTTACCAAAAGCGGTTTTGTCTCTGAAAAGGGTGAACATCATGAATCTTCATAAGATGAGAGATGCACTGACAACCTTTCACTGTCATAGGTTCACTCACTTCATAGTGAGCAAACTGTTCGAACAGAATCTGAAACGAGATCGATTGTTCATGAACCTGTACAGAGATAATACTTCAATGGTAGTGACTGAACGAATTCACATTTTCTACCTTGTAGTATTCCTGTGCACGACGTACTTCAAAAACACTCATCATGACATCGGTCTGCGAATCATTAGACTTCTACTGAAAATCAGACGCGTGTGCAAGGACAAGGAGCCGTTTCATGATTTGTACTGCTCGGTGCTGAAGACAAAACGAAGATGTTTTGAAATCAATCATCATACTCAGTTTACCATTAGCGACTTGGCGTTTGACACAACGTGCGAGGTACATTCGGAGTATTCGTCAGTGAAAAAGATGATCTGTAACTTCAACGGCACAGATTGGCTTCCAGATACGAGAACGTTTCAAAGTGCGAAGTCTGTGTGTAATTTCGCTTACAGTACAGGACCAGGCAATGTTGTCTTCACGATTCGAAACAATGGTATTGAGGACCTGGAGCTGTAGTTCCTAAGCATTGGTGGATTTTTTGCGTATTACTTCAAAAGAGAGTCGTTATCTGTTGCAAATTCGAGACGTCGTTGTTTCTGGTTAGGAATCGTTTCTGACGACGCTACCCGTAACGAACATTTACCTGTCATGTGCTCACTAACTGATGGAATATCGGTTCGTTCTACTCGAGTTATTTGGACAACTAGGGTGTTCAGCTAATTACTTGTGGTGGCTTCTGCAAGGCATATTTGGTTTGTGCGTGGTCCGGACAAGGTTGAACAGTGGTACTCATACAGGTGGTGTTTACTTGGCAATATTGACTTGGATTCTACATACCATTGTTACTATACTCATGATTTACACAAGGTTACAGTTTTGAATGATGCGAACAATCCCGATAAGTACATCTCTTGTGCTGAC
It includes:
- the LOC128548379 gene encoding deoxycytidine kinase-like, with product MSTKIHVFAVEGNIGAGKTTFIDLLRMKYPVFGYYYETLQEWQNVKSTDGSDINVFEKASRKPNKYGFPFQMITLTSQLNILTSLPTAGHQVVIVERSYLSNRNVFARALRDKRKINDTEWACYDFMLNKLLPKNFEYSGFIYLNTSPQKCFERMYLRNRREERNVSFKYIRRLHDYHNEWLMNRNDVLVLDNDNYKTCAKDYSSMLDEVQKFISMTVRDEEISRGIVECTKCVEIGHESENCLQQSRRKDKSTSYDDIPETID